The window gtctattttgtctgatattagtatagccttCTCCTGCTctcttggttttcatttgcatggcatatccttttttttttttttttaattaaagtttattggggtgacaattgttagtaaagttacatagacttcaggagtacaattctgtaatacattgtctgtatctcacattgtgtgttcaccacccagaaaacatggcatatctttttctgtctttctatcttaagcctatgtgtgtctttagatctaaagtgagtctcttgtagaaaGCATAcagttgtatctttttttttttttaattcacccagccatttatttctgattggggaatttaatccatttatatttaaagaattattgaTAGGgcttattattgccattttgttcattgttttctatatgtctttcagcttatttcttattcctttcccttttcctttctttgtgttttgggGATATTTTGATAGTGACATGATTAGATtgcctcttcatttccttttgtgtatattgtacagatattttcttagtggttaccACTGCAATTATGTATGTAAAACATCTTAAAGTCATGGCATTCTCTTTTAAGCTCATAACTTCAATTGCATACAAAAACTCTAGTCCTTTACAacttcaccccaccccactttaTGTTATTGATACTACAAATGAcatctttatatattgtatacCCACTAACATAGATTTATagttaataaagttttaatggtttttaaatttaaattctatgtTCCTTGTGTAGTTTTAATggttttttgtttaaattctgtacaccaaaatcaaaataatataggTTACTATATTTGTACATGTATTTACCTTTACTggagaacttttatttatttatttattttaaagattttattggggaaggggaacaggacttgattggggaacagtgtgtacttccaggactttttccaagtcaagttgttgtcctcccAATGCCAGccgtggagggcgcaactcagctccaggtctagttgctgttgccagttgcagggggcgcagcccaccatcccttgagggagtctaaccagcaaccttgtggttgagaggacgcgctccaaccaactgatcctgagtcatctgggagctcagcggcagcccagctcaaggtgctgtgctcaaccttatttgcagggggcggagcccaccatccctagcgggagtcgaggaattgaactggcaaccttgtggtcgagagccaactggcccatgtgggaatcgaactggcagccttcggtgccaggagtatggagctccaaccgcctgagccacccggccggccccgagaacttttatttttatatgatttattttactaatatccttttgtttccatttgaaggacttcctttagcatttcttgaaGAGCAGTTCtagtggtaatgaactcccttgtttatctgagaaagtcttaatttctccatttttgaaggatagttttgctggatatagtgTTCTCTGAATATGTGACcccactcctttctggcctgtaAGATTTCTACTGAGAAATTGGATAATCTTATGAAGGCTCTCTTGTATGTAatgatttgcttttctcttgctactttcaagacttctctttctctttaacttttaaaaactgagataaAATTGGCGTAttacattaaattacattaagtttcagttgtacaacataatgattcaatatttgtatatattgggaaatgatcaccacaataagtctagttaacatctaccaccatagttacaatttttttcttaagatgagaatgtttaagatttactcttttagcaaatttcaaatctacaatataatactattaactatagtcaccatggtgtgcattatatccccatgacttatttattttataactggaagtttgtaccttttgacccccttcactcATTTTGCCCACCCCGTACTGCCTCTGGCAGTCTGTTCTCTATACCTAtgagttgttggtttttttaaatgatttcacaAAGAAGTGAGATTGGTATctgtctttgacttatttcatttagtatgaTGCCTTCAAGGtctattcatgttgttgcatatggcaaGATTTCCTCCTCCTTTATggtgaataacattccattgtgtgtgtgtgtgtgtgtgtgtgtgtgtgtgtgtgtgtgtatccaattttctttaaccattcatccaccaatggactctcaggttgcttccatgtgttggctattgtaaataatgctacaatgaacatgggggtgtagATACCTTTTTgcgttagtgttttcattttcttcaaatacccagaagtggaattgctggattacattgtagttctatttttaattttttgaggaacctccttattcttttccatagtggttTCACCagtttatattcctaccaacagtgcatgagggttcccttttctccacatcctcaccaataacTGTTACCTCGTCTTTTTTCATAAGAGCTatttttaacaggtgtgaggtgatatcttgtggttttgatttgcatttcactgataaTTAGTAATGTTAAGCACCCAAGCACCTTcttatgtacctgttggccatctgtgtgtcttctttggaagaatATTAAgatcctctgccattttttaatcagattgttcttttgctattgagttgtatgaggtctTCATATACTGACCCCTATTTATTAATCCCTATTTGGATACTAACCCCTATTCAgttatatcatttgcaaatattttctccccttaagtaggttgtattttcattttattgatactttcctttgctgtgcagaagctttttagtttgatgtagtcccacttatttatttttgcttttgttgcttttgtttttggtatcCAGTCCAAACAGTTTTCACCAAGACTGATGCTGAGCAGCTTATTGcccgttttcttctaggaattttatgatttcaggtcttagaTTCAAGTCTGtactccattttgagttaatttttgtgtatggttttaatagtggtccagtttcattctgttACATGTTGCTGTCCAGTTTCCCTAACACAAtgtattgaagagactgtcctttctccattgtattttctTGGCTCCtatgttgtaaattaattgaccatatatatatgtggttttcattttagGCTCTTACTCTATACCATTAATCTGTATGTCTGTTTATGTTAATACCATACTGGTttgatttctgtagctttgtaatatagtttgaaatcagggagcatgatgccttcagctttgttcttttttaggttgctttggctattttgggtcttttgtggttgcatacaaattttagggttgttctatttctgtgaaaaatgccattggaattttgaggGATTGCATTTAGTCTGGAgtttgctttgggtagtatggacattttaataatattaattctccCAATACGTGAATacagaatatatttccatttatgtgtgtcttcttcagtttctttcatcagtattttgtagttttttttcagttacactcTGTCACTTCCTtggtaaatttattcctaggtattttattcttttttattcaattgtaaatgagattgttaatttctctttctgatagtttgttattagtgtctTGTCTTTGACTCTTCacattttgattataatgtgaCTTGGTTTGaatctctttgggtttatcttatgCGTAGTTCTTTGAGCCTCTTGAATTtgaatgtcttttctttcctcagaTTTTAGAATTCTTTAGCCAATaatctctctgcccctttcttgctctgttttccttctgaGACTCTTTTAATACATAGTGTGATAGTGTCCTGTCAATGCCTTAacctctcatttttcttcattcttgtttgtttctctgcCTAGATGATTTCAAATGACCTGTCTTCAAGTTGGCTGATTCTTTATTCTGCCTGATCAAGTCTGCTGTAGAACCtctctagtgaattctacaacgttgtttgcttcttttttatggtttctctttcttaatattctcattttgttcatgcatcATTTTCCTGATGTCATTTAATTGTGTTCTCTTTTACCTCATTGAGCATCTttgacagttattttaaattctttgtcagGTGGCTCATAGATTTGCATCTTTTTCCCCCACATATTtgatattctgttttttattttattgccttgTTTGAATAAGATCTGCATTTCTTTAAGGCCAGTTTTTGGagctttattttgttcctttgattgGGCcatgttctctatttctttatatGCCTTGTGATCTTTTGTTGAGATTTGGGCATTTGAAAAACAACTACCTCTCCTGGTCTTTATGTACTGGCTTTGTGTAGgggaatattttttgttttaattactgttgacattcagtattattttatattagtttcaggtttacagaatagcagttagacatttatataatttatgaaatggtcctcctgactagtctggtacccacctggcaccatacatagttatgacaatattattaactatattccttatgctgtactttacatccctgtgactattttgtaattaccaatttgtacttcttaatcccttccactttttcatccagccctgtaaccctccttccatctggcaactatcagtttgttctctgtatctatgagtccgtttctattttgtttgttcatttgttttgtttttgagcttCCACATATTAGcaaaatcacatggtatttgtctttgtcttagttcactcagcataataccctctaggtgcatCCGTGTtattacaaatggcaagatttcattctttttcatggatgagtaatatttcgttgtataaatgtatcacatctttatgaagtgagtctcttgtatgcagcatGTATAAGTGTCTTGCtctcatccattcagccaccctatgtcttttgattggagcttttaatacatttacatttgaagtaattattgataggtatgtagttattgccattttattattcatatatttgatctttcttcgttttcttccttctcccctcctcctcctcgtccctTTTACATTGTAATACtgggttggtggtgatgaactcctttagctttttcttgcctgtgaGCTGGAATCTTGTCTTGATTTTACGTTGGCCTGAGTGCTGTAGCTTCTCAGCTGGTCACTGGAGTGCTCACAAAGGTATTGTAGTCTGTATATTGTTGGTAACTCAGTGTCTCTGTAGGGGCAGGTTGGCCTGGAGCTTTCTAGTCTACCATTTTGctgacattatttcttttttactctttttaaatgaatttttaaatgaagtacaTTACACACATACATCACAATGCATAAATCACAATGGCACAGAATGATGAATTTTTAGAAGTGAACACAGCTATTTACCTCCCAGATAGGGAAATAGAATACTAGCAGCACCCAGAACCCCTTTTTCCCTCCCATTCATTACCTTGACTTTCTCTTTTCAAGAGTAACTACTGTCCAGACTTCTAGCCTCAtagattattttctcttgtttttaaactttatataaaggGAATTGTACCATGTAAGCTTTATAAAAATTGATAGAAGTATTAAAAAGCACAGAGACGTGTAGACAAGTGCACATATTGTGAACATTCAGCTTGATGAACTCTAAACCCAAACAGCGACATAACCAGCATCTGAATCAAGACGAGACAGTCCCAGCACGTCTCAGTTGGGCCCCTTGCGGTCACTGCCAACCCCTGCCCTTCTCATCACAACCAAGCAAAAGCACTTCTAACAAGATTGATTAGTTTTGACTATTCTGTACTTTTTGGAATCAAACAGTTTAACTGTTTTATTTGGCTTTCATTTAACATGTTtgtgagatttattcatgttCCATGGAGCATTTTCATTGCTGTTGGCCTTTCAATTGCATGAGtatcacacaattttttttcccattctgacTTTAATAGACGTTTGAGTTTTtgtagcttttgtttgttttgaatagGGCTGCTAGTAGCACCCTTGTACGTGTCTTTTGGTGCATGTACACACTCATTTATCTTGGGAGTTATTGGCTCAGGATAGGCATATGCTTAGTTTTAGTAGGGTCTTCCGGTTTTCCAGTGTGGTCGTACTAGTTCACACTCCCACACAACAGCATATGAGTTCCAATTATTCTGTATCTTCAGTAGCACTTAGCATTGTcagtcttttcaatttttcaaagcccatttttcaacttttgttttggtaaaacatacataacaaaatttaccatcttaaccctttaaaaatgtacagttcagtggtattaaaaacattcataatgtgcggccatcaccaccatccatttctaTAACTCTTTTCTTATAAAATTGAAACTGTCTACCACTAAATAGTAACTCCCCACTCCCTTAATCctacagcccctggcaaccaccattccactttctgtctgaTTTTGACTACGCTAAGTACCTCACGTAAATACATACACGTCCTGTGTGACTggctttcacttagtataatgtccttaatccatgttgtagcctgacctcatttctttttaacctaCTCATTTACTTTCCAGTGTAGATAAGAAATTTCtagtataatttttgtttttaggttatcTCTATCAAAATGTAGTTATCTCAATCCCACGTTTTCAGTTATTCTATCAGCATCAATATTATGAATTTAGAGATAAGTTCTCCCAAGTGAAAAAACTCTGGGTTTCTATAGTGCTCATGGCTTGGGGAGTAAAAAAATTTGCCAGATGAAATACACAATCTTACTTCTCTCCATTTGGCTCGATTCAGGAACAACCCCTATTGGCCTACATCCTACTTCAGTGCTTTCcaagttttcttcttcctgttatATGAAGGACATTTATATAACAGGCTTGTGCCACAGCATACATGAGGCTTCTTTAGTGATGAGGGCTGTATTTGCAGGAGCAAGTCCTTGAAGAAAGGGCAGAGAAGGTGTAGGTTTCCACAAAGATTGTGTGATCATTTCCgttggaaaaaaagataaaaggtagACAGCATCAGACAATCCAACTAGCTGCCAAGGAAAGATTCAAATTTGACTTTACAGACCATTTGCTGTAAGTCAAAAACTAACATAAGATTCCTTTTTAATCAAAACTTGAATCCTGAATGGCAtgacatagaaaatgaaattcctTTGCTCCTCTTCgtataattaaaaatgaagtgtTGGAGCTTTTGTGTCAGCTTCTCTGTACATGGAAGGAATGATGGGCAGAGGATTGTCAGCTACCATTTTCTAGAAATCTAGATCTTTAagacagggaagagaaaggaagtggaAGAGCAGTTGGAGAatttatttccctcttctctttcttcccttactAGTTGCCTCTTGAAGTGGATTTAACTAAAGCGAAGAGACAAGATTTTGAACCATCTGTGGAACAAGCGAGATACAGCAGCTACCGGCAGAACGTGGCTCAGGGACCCCCAAAACCGCAGGAGGTGACCTCCCCTTGCAGACCAAGCCACTCAGATGATGCCCACATTGTGATTCAGGGGGAGAAGGACAGCAGCTCCCGGTACGGGACCtgagttctttctttcctctcctgcctgctCGTGGGGTCGGAGTtacctccttttcttccctcagaGCCGGCGAGTGGGTTGTGCTCCCTCAGAAACTGTATTGTTTGCTCAGTTAACTCAGGAATGCACTCCCACCTTGTTGCTCCTCTGATGCAGACGCCTGGCCTCTGCTGTGGAGAGCGATGCCACCTACCAGCGGAAGCTCCGGCAGAAACAGCTGCAGCAGCAGTTCCGGGAGCAAATGGAGAAGCAGCAGCAAGTTCAACTCTCTGCTCCGTCGGTTGAAAAGACGAATCAGGGTGTGTGAAGAGGACGGGTGCAGAGGTCCCAGGGAGGACTGCTCTGGAGGAGGAAGTAGCCTGATCCTCGGCCAGTCGGTTAGGTCCAAACCAAAGTTCAGTGGGACTTCCTTTGTTACAGGCTAGAGGGGCCCCCAAAATTAGGCTAGTGAAATCCTGCGATGCATTTCCCCATTTCTAGAGACACTGATCTTTTTGAGGGGGAAGAAACGTAAAACTAGAAATTTCAGGGTACAGACCTTTGTTTTGCTTCAGTTACTTTGGCTATCTGCACTAGGAAGGCTTTCTGAAGCTATCGTAGAATATGAGGTGAAATTGTGTTTAAAGATAACGGGGCTTTTGGCAGTTACTTTTCCATGGATGTTAGTTTCTTTCATAGTCCAGATCCAGTGGGAGTAGCAGGCACAGGTTATGTTTGGAGTGTTTCCCAGATACAAACAGAAAGGGCTTACCCCAGACCAGCTGGAGTTTTGCCCAGCTTCTCCCTaagaattatgaagattcatagaCTTGCTTCATGTTTGGTTCGTTAATGTGCCCCTCAGCTTTGACAggctgaaattaatatagaaaaaaacctTAACTTACTGTGCTGGGCTGTTCTTAGTAAGGGTTATTCTGGATCTTTAGCTTCCAAACCACTGCAGAAGTTCCCGGGCTGAGGGGGGGATGAGTCCTCCAGGATTCCCCCCGCCCCGATTCAGAAAACCAGTCATTATTTTGGTTTTACATATTGTATTTCTGCTTAAGATTTTCTTGGAACAAAGGTGATAGAtagctttaaaaagtaaagactagggccggcctggtggctcaggcggttagagctccatgctcctaactccgaaggctgctggttctattcccacatgggccagtgggctctcaaccgcaaggttgccagttcaattcctcgagtcccgcaagggatggtgggctgtgccccctgcaactaagattgaacacggcaccttgagctgagctgccactgagctcccggatggctcagttggttggagcgcgtcctctcaaccacaaggttgccagttcgattcctcgactcccgcaagggatggtgggctgtgccccctgcaactagcaatggcaactggacctggagctgagctgagtcctccacaactaagactgaaaggacaacaacttgaagctgaacggcaccctccacaactaagattgaaaggacaacttgacttggaaaaaagtcctggaagtacacactgttccccaatagagtcctgttccctttccccaattaaatctttaaaaaacaaacaaaccaaaaaaaaaaagtaaaagactaaACCAGATGTCTTCTAATAACCTTTCTATTTTGCTGCTAAAAGAGAAACTTTTCTATTTTCCCTCAATTCAGTGAGAAGAAAGGAGTCTCTTTAATCTCAGATAGATCTATAGGTAGGACTGGGACTCAGGAGGCTTGAATTCTGCTACTGGCTGTGCTCTGAGCCAGAGGAGCCCTGGCAGCTGCACTTCGGGCTGCTCCGCCAACAATTTGGTTAGTGCTTCTTTGGTTGTGTGCCTCTATACGAGTGTCCTTTTTCTGTAAACCGCAGCAGCGCCACCGGGGCCGCCGTGGAAGCACAGCGCTCCCCAAACCGATGGTTCCGAACCCCTCGCTGAGAAAGGCTCCCTTGCAGGTCAGTAGAGCCGAAGGAATGTACGTATTAATTAGTAAATACCTATGAGATGCTTGTAAGTTACTGTGCTGTATGCTTTGGGTAGGCACGGATGCATTCCAAAAGGCATAAAAAtcctcatttctgttttatagctCCATCCAACTTTAGAAAAAGgactcaaaatggatcagtgGCAGTTCTGATAGCACATATTCAGCTTCTCTGTGGTCCTACCTAAGAGAAGCCTCAGTGTGCTTTTGGCAGGGGAGGTCAGGGAAAGAGAAACCCTAAAAACCATCATGGGGCACTCATGACGTGGGATGTCTTGTGACCTATTTTTCCAGGGCTTTATGAGAACACTTCTTTGCTACGTTGTCCTGTGATTTTTTGTCCTTGCAGACAGTCTTGAAATGTGGGCTGTGCCTGCAGATGCAGGGGACAGTGTTGTCAAGCCCTCGTCTAGAAAAGAAGCAGAACCAGAACCACACCAGACCCCCGCCACGCTGGCCCTGAGGAACCAGACGGTGACCCAGAACAGGACCCCACAAAGCCTTTGCCACCAGAATCCACAGGCAAAACCTTGTCCATGGCTCCTCCAAACACCCAACGTCCAACACGTAACAGGTGGCAAAGTGTTTTAGGAACAAAAACTGAAGGGAGACCCTGGGTTGAAGTCAATGAATGTTAAAGAAGGAATAATATTCCACTTAGGAAGGTGGATAGTCATGGCAGAGGACTAGCAGTGAGGCCGAAGAGGGTAACTGGTTCGAGGGCTGAAACTTGTCCTGTGGGGCCCCGACTCGAGGTGTAACCATTTGTAGCTGAAGCATGACTGCAGTAAGAGCTTTTCCTAGGAAAAGTAGGTCCATCGTGACGTGATTATTATTGCAGCCTGGTCTGGAGCTAACAGAGGGATCTGCCCTCATAACGATTTTCGTTATTGGGCTTTGTTTAAATTAGGATTGTTAACTAACACAATTCAGAAATGACtgagtttatttctcactttaaaaTCATGGCAGCTCTATTTAAACGACTTTTTCTTCCACAGGCAACTGTGATTTCTATCAGGAGAACCAGAACATGAAGAAAAGGAAGCTGGAGCCACCTTAACGGAGGCTCAGGTCACATCACTGGACTTAAGAAAACTTTTTggctttagttttatttttattctgacgGGGATGAGCTTTATTTCCAAGGACTTACCTTCATTCTGACCTCTTCCAAAGGATTTGACTTCTGAAGCCTCCTGCAGGTAAAGCTGAGTGGTTGGAAAACAAGCCCTTTAAAACAGGTCACATACTGCAGTAGGTGGCTCTGGGGagatgaaatatcttttcttggGCTCTTGATTACTTATTCCTAGGCCATTTTGTTAATAAATACAGAACTTTTAGGAATCATCAGTGGCCACCTGCTCTGAAGCATAGGAGCCATACTCCTCAGCACCACGTGCCTACAGGAAATGACTGAGTCATCTCTACCCCCCTCACCTTAGGGCGCCATGTTTTAATGCTGAGAACAAAGCCTGCAGTGCTTTTATGTTTCCATTAATTCAGGCTGTAATCTTCATCTATGATAATGTCTCTTACAGATTTACAGTGTCACTACCCTGCACTATTTTCTAATCGAGGAAACAATGATCTAAGGCCAAAGAAAAGGCATTTCAAGAGTGCAAAAGAAATTCTGCACTTTGTAACAAAATAGATCTAAGTAGCTGTTTGTTTCCCCATTTCAGATGTGAGATACCACCCACCTAACATAAATTGTTTCTTCATCATGTCTAGATGTTTCATAatcctttcccccaaataatgAGCTTGCAAATTGACTTTTTAAGGTGAAATTTGGGCTGTGCTTTTTATCTAATCTGGAAGCagtggcttttattattttttggatCCCAGACCTGTTTGTGGGGAGCTGGGAACCTGCAGCAAGGAGTGCAGAGGACAGGAAGGCATCCACCATTTCTGCTCCTGCGCAAGAGGCAGCAGCCTCCCTTCACCTCCCCTGTTGTTGCACAGTTCGGTGGTATAGTCAGCTTTTGATTTTGACACCCTAGCATTCTCTTCAGAACAAATAGCACTTTCCTTGTCTGCAGCACAATCTTGGATCCAGTCAGAGTTACTGCTAACCAATGTTCCTGGAGTTAGGAATCCACTTAGAAATTGCACACAAAACAGAGTAAATGAGATCATGAAAAAGGAATTGTCTGGAAATGAAACCCCACAACTCAAAAGCAAAGTTTGGTTTATTTGAATGGTTTCATTAAATAAGTCTACAAAGGTAACAAACTGAAGCACAAGGCGCAATCTTACAAGAAGCGCAACACCCAGAGTTAGTGCAAAATGTACAATTAACGGCTGCGGAGAAACCCCCAAGGTTtgaattcagtttgttttttttttaaacagtgtacATTGTTAAATAATGTaaggaaaacacttaaaattcagaaagttttttttaatgtggaaaaaaGAGACTCAAAGTGTACTATTAACACAAATAATTTAAACAGTTCAGTAGCACTAGTTTATTCCTCTAGGCTTCAGTTATTTCATCCACAGGAGGGAGAAAAATCAACAGTAAATAAAACCAATTCTTTTTGTGTGAGTGAAGAGATCTCAAAATtatgaaaccaaaataaaatgtgctgCATTTGATTCCTTCGTTCCTCTGGTAGAAGGTGTTGTTTCATTTGTCTTAGGTGGTCTGTTTCTCATGCACTCGATACCTTCTTTGTTCTATCCTCACTTGTCATCTCCCCAAAAATTATAAGCAGAGAACAGATTAAGTAAACAATTTTGAAGCAGGGCTTAGAACCCCTGCCCTTCTCATTTCTACCTTCCTAGTACTTTCAGCTTGCATTTGCCTCTCTGGGGACTAGGCTGACTTACTAAAGAGAACAGTGCCCATAAAGGAACGACAGGACGGGCCAGCCAGCCAGGCTCTTCCTACTGTGATTGCTGGGATGTGCCGTGAGGTGGGGGATTAAGAGTCCCACCTTCTTTCCCCATCTTCACAGCTAATAGAGATCCCAAATATAGCCAATTAGGAGAGTATTTCCTGAAAGCTCTGAAAAGAACTGCCCATTAGCACTAAATAATACTGGTTGGTTGCAGTTATTACTTATGGGGAATATTTGTTTGTATGAAACGTGAAAATACCAGTTGCGATTGTAGAAATAAAGGTGGCACGAGATTATGATCCTGCAACCGCTTGGATATCATACAGGAAAAGAGTAGGAATAAATAAGCATTCTTCCCTACAATGCTTAATTTAGATGTGGGTCCACTTTCCAGAAAAACAGTACCCCCAGCTGAGAAATGCATGGTACATTTGCAACAAGAAAGCAATCCAAACAGGTTTTCTTAGAGCAACTTTCTCCCTCTGACTTTTCACTCTCAGGTTTCCCAACTTCAAAACCagcccccactcccttccctttaTATTCAGCCATTTCTTCTAGGCCTGTTCAAGCCCAGCTCAAATGAGTAAGGCTTCTGGCATCTACTGGCCCGGCATCGCCTATCTTCAAAACAAGTCTGTTCTTCCATTCTTTAGTCTTTTTCATTCACTTATCACACACCACCCTTGAATCTTTTAAATTGTC of the Rhinolophus sinicus isolate RSC01 linkage group LG02, ASM3656204v1, whole genome shotgun sequence genome contains:
- the RAD52 gene encoding DNA repair protein RAD52 homolog isoform X1 — its product is MNVSGTEEAILGSRDSHPSAASGNSVLCFGQYQYAAEEYQAIQNALRRRLGPEYISSRMAGGGQKVCYIEGHRVINLANEMFGYNGWAHSITQQNVDFVDLNNGKFYVGVCAFVRVQLKDGSYHEDVGYGVSEGLKSKALSLEKARKEAVTDGLKRALRSFGNALGNCILDKDYLRSLNKLPRQLPLEVDLTKAKRQDFEPSVEQARYSSYRQNVAQGPPKPQEVTSPCRPSHSDDAHIVIQGEKDSSSRRLASAVESDATYQRKLRQKQLQQQFREQMEKQQQVQLSAPSVEKTNQAAPPGPPWKHSAPQTDGSEPLAEKGSLADSLEMWAVPADAGDSVVKPSSRKEAEPEPHQTPATLALRNQTVTQNRTPQSLCHQNPQAKPCPWLLQTPNVQHVTGNCDFYQENQNMKKRKLEPP
- the RAD52 gene encoding DNA repair protein RAD52 homolog isoform X3, with amino-acid sequence MLWTVPVCSRGVPGHPECSEAKAGPGVHKQPHGWRRPEDFVDLNNGKFYVGVCAFVRVQLKDGSYHEDVGYGVSEGLKSKALSLEKARKEAVTDGLKRALRSFGNALGNCILDKDYLRSLNKLPRQLPLEVDLTKAKRQDFEPSVEQARYSSYRQNVAQGPPKPQEVTSPCRPSHSDDAHIVIQGEKDSSSRRLASAVESDATYQRKLRQKQLQQQFREQMEKQQQVQLSAPSVEKTNQAAPPGPPWKHSAPQTDGSEPLAEKGSLADSLEMWAVPADAGDSVVKPSSRKEAEPEPHQTPATLALRNQTVTQNRTPQSLCHQNPQAKPCPWLLQTPNVQHVTGNCDFYQENQNMKKRKLEPP
- the RAD52 gene encoding DNA repair protein RAD52 homolog isoform X2 translates to MAGGGQKVCYIEGHRVINLANEMFGYNGWAHSITQQNVDFVDLNNGKFYVGVCAFVRVQLKDGSYHEDVGYGVSEGLKSKALSLEKARKEAVTDGLKRALRSFGNALGNCILDKDYLRSLNKLPRQLPLEVDLTKAKRQDFEPSVEQARYSSYRQNVAQGPPKPQEVTSPCRPSHSDDAHIVIQGEKDSSSRRLASAVESDATYQRKLRQKQLQQQFREQMEKQQQVQLSAPSVEKTNQAAPPGPPWKHSAPQTDGSEPLAEKGSLADSLEMWAVPADAGDSVVKPSSRKEAEPEPHQTPATLALRNQTVTQNRTPQSLCHQNPQAKPCPWLLQTPNVQHVTGNCDFYQENQNMKKRKLEPP